A region of the Paracoccaceae bacterium genome:
CGGACGAGATCACGTCCGTCAGCACCGGGCCCGGCACCTTCAGCTACATCAACCAGACCGGGGACAGCGACCGGAAGGGGGTCGAGGTTCAGGGTCAGGCGCAGGTGACCGATGACCTGTCGGTGCGGCTGGCCTATACCTACATCGACGCAAGGAACCCCAACGGAAGCGTCGAGATCCGCCGCCCGCGCCACGAGCTGACCTTGGGCGCGACATTGGCGGCCTTTGGCGGACGCGGCTCGGTTTCCGCCGATCTGCGGCATGTCTCGGGAAATTTCGACACCCAGTTCTGGGGCAGCTATGCCACCGTCAAGCTGCCGGCCTTCACCACGGTCAACCTCGCTGCCGCGTATGATCTGACAGACACCCTGCGCCTGACCGGCCGGGTCGAGAACCTGTTCGACAGCGAGGCCACCGATGTCTGGGGCTACGCCACCCGGGGCCGCGCGGTCTATGTAGGGATCAATGCGCGCTTCTAGGCCGCTGGCAATCCTTGGACTTCTGGGGGTGCTGAACGGCACCCCCCTGGCCGCCGAGGCTCCGCTGCGGGTGGTCTCGATGAACCTCTGCACCGACCAGTTGGCCATGCTGCTGGCTGCGCCCGGTCAGCTTCTGTCGGTGTCCTATCTTGCGTCCGACCCGCGCGGCTCGGCGATGGCGGACGAGGCCAAGGCCTATCCGCCAAACCGGGGGCTGGCCGAGGAAATCTATCTCATGCAGCCCGATCTGGTGATCGCCGGGTCCTTCACGTCACGCGCGACGGTGTCGATGCTGCAGCATCTGGGCGTCCGGGTCGAGATTTTCGAGCCCGCCTATGGCCTGGACGAGATCCCCCCGCAGATGCTGCGAATGGGCGAAGTCCTCGGCCAGTCCGACGCGGCAAGGGCCATGGTCGCCCAGTATCAGGCGGACCTTGCGGCGTTCCGGGGCGAGGTCGCCCGCAACCCCCGCGCGGCGATCTATGCGGCGAACGGCTATACCCAGGGCGACGAAAGCCTGTCCGGGCAGATCCTGCGCGCGGCCGGGTTCGCCAACGTGGCCGCCGAGGCGGGCTATGCCAGTGGCGGGATCCTGCCGCTGGAGCTTCTGGTCATGCTGACACCCGAGGCGATCATCACCAGCCGCCCCCATCCGGGCGCCTCGCGATCCGAGGCAGTGATGTCCCACCCGGCCCTTCTGGCCAGTCAGGACGAACGCGCGCGGGGGGCGATCTCGGATCGCGACTGGGTCTGCGGCACGCCTTACGTCCTGCGCGCGGTGGCCGAGATGGGCAAGCTGCGCCAGACACTGACGGAAGGTGAGTGAGCATGCGGTGGCTTGCCCTTGTCCTTGCGATGCTGGTCGCAGTTCTGTTCCTCGGGTCGCTTCTGATCGGACCTGCCAACATCGCCCCGACCGACAGCCTGCGCGCGCTGCTGGCAGGGGGCGAAGGGCCGATGACCCTTGTGATGCGCGAAATCCGCCTGCCGCGCGCGATTCTGGCGCTGGCCATCGGCGCGGCGCTGGGGTTGGCCGGGGCGGCGATGCAGGGATACCTGCGCAATCCCCTGGCCGATCCCGGCCTGATCGGGGTCTCGGGGTCTGCCGCGCTGGGAGCGGTCATCGCGATCCAGACCGGGATTGCCGGAACGGCGACGCTGGCCCTGCCCGTCGCCGCCCTGGCCGGCGCCGTCATCGGGGTGGCGCTGGTGCTGGCCTTGGCCGGACCGCGCGGCGGGTCTTTGACTCTGATCCTGGCCGGGATCGCGATTTCGGCACTTGCGGGGGCGCTGACCTCGCTGGTGCTGAACCTGTCGCCCAACCCCTTCGCCGCGAACGAGATTGTCTTCTGGATGATGGGGTCGCTGGCCGACAGGTCGATGACCCATGTCTGGATCGCGCTGCCGCTGATCGTGGTGGGGTCGCTGGCACTTGCCACGCTGGGCCGGGGGCTTGATGCGCTGACCCTGGGCGAGGACGCGGCCGCCTCGATGGGGATCGGGATGACCCGCCTGCGGCTGGTGCTGATCTTCGGCACGGCGGCGGTCGTCGGTGCCTCGACCGCTGTGGCCGGGGCAATCGGCTTCATCGGCCTGGTGGTCCCACACGTCCTGCGCGGCTTTGTCGGCGGGCGGCCGGGTCACTTGCTCTGGGCGTCGGCCCTGGGCGGGGCGGTGATGCTGCTAGCGGCGGACATCGCCGTGCGGGTCGTGCTGCCTGCGCGCGACCTGAAGCTGGGCGTCCTGACCGCACTGATCGGCGCGCCCCTCTTCCTGCATCTGATCTACCGCACGCGGAGGGGGACATGACGCTGATCACGGTCAAGGACCTGGCGGTCCGCCGTCACGGCAAGCCGGTGTTGCAGGACATCGGGCTGACGGTCGCGGGTGGTGAGCTGGTCGGGCTGGTCGGGGCCAATGGCGCAGGCAAGACCACGCTGATGCGCGCCATGCAGGGGCTGCTGCCGCTGGAGGGGCACGCCTCGCTTGCCGCCCTGTCGCCACGCGCCCGCGCCCGGCAGGTCGCCTGGATGCCGCAGTCGCGAGAGGTGGCCTGGCCGGTGTCGGTGGAAACGCTGGTGGCCTTGGGCCGGACGCCGCATCTTGGCCCCGCCGCGCGCCCTGGTGACGCCGACCGGCGGGCGGTGGACCGCGCCATCGCGCGGCTGGACCTGGAGGGCTTTCGCCACCGCCCCGCGACTGAACTTTCTGGCGGCGAACAGGCCCGCGCGCTGATCGCCCGCGCGCTGGCGCAAGAGACGCCGATCCTGATGGCGGACGAGCCGATTGCGGGCCTTGACCCCGCACACCAGATCTCGACCATGCGCATCTTCGCCGAGCTTGCGGCCGAGGGGCGGGCGGTCGTCGTCTCATTGCACGATCTGGGTCTTGCCGTGCGGCATTGCACGCGACTGGTCGTGCTGGACCGGGGCCGGATCGTGGCCGATGGCCCGCCGTTGCAGGTTCTGTCGCCCGACCGGCTGCGCGAAAGCTTTGCGATCACGGCCTATGTCGCGGCGACGCCGCAGGGGCCGGTGTTCCAGCCGCTTGAGGTGCTGGAATGATCACCGTCACCGAGGCAAGGCCCTGGCTGACGGTCGACCTGGGCCAAAGGATGCAGGTCCTGAGTTGGGCGCTGAACCGGCCCGGCTTTGTGGAGGCCAGCCAGATCGTCTGGCGCGAGGTGCGCAATGCCGACCTGCCCGAGGGGCGCGATGCGCGCCAATGGCTGATGGCCGAACTTGCCGGGCGTCGGTTCGATCAGGCGGTCGCGTTCCTGACCTCGCGCGATGTGCGGCAGTTCACCCGAACGGATGCAGTGGTTGAAGGGGTCCGTGCCGCCTGCGTGGCCACGGTCGGCCTGTCGAATGCCGAACGGGTGGGTCACCGGCTGGACCGCAGCCAAGCGAATTGGGGAACCATCAACATCGCCGCCATGCTTGACATTGGCCTGTCGCAGGCCGGGCTGATCGAGGCCCTCAGCATCGCGGCCGAGGCGCGCACGGCAGCTGTGATCGACGCAGGGTTCCAGCTGCCGACGGGCCGGGCGACAGGCACCGGCACTGATTGCCTGGCGATTGCCTCCCTGCCGGGCGAGGCCGATCACGCCGGCCTGCACACCGCTGTTGGTGAGGCGCTTGGTGCCGCCGTCTACCGCGCCACGCTGGACGGGGCGCGGGCTTGGATCGAAGACCGCAGGAAACGGGAGGCTTTGGATGACGCTTGATCTTGAAACGGTGGTGGCCCAAGGCCTGACCAATGCCGAGACCGGCTGGAACATGGGGTCCTTCGGGGCCATCGCCGAGTTTCACCATGTCGGCGATGAAGTGCCACCGCCGGTGGTCAGACCCGGCATCCAGATCACCGCCCGGGGCGGCGTGCAGATCGCGCGGCTGGACGGCGTGCGCCCGGTGGCCTACGAACTCCTCAGCCCGCGCCCGCATCGCTGGTCGCAGGCCGTGGCGCTGTGCCTGCCCGAGGCCCAGACGATGATGCATCGCCGCACCGTCCTGACCGACCTTGGCCCGGACCATGACGCCCTGCGCGAGGCTGACCGCGGCGCGATCCTGTTCGACATGGGGCTGGCCCAGCCGCAGGTCGATTTCTGCATCCGCACCGCCGATCCGGACCTTCTGGCCACCTTGCGCGCCAATGCCGGACGCTCGCTGTTCGACCATGACAACCCGGCGATGATGGCGATCCTGAAGGCGCATCCGCATCGGGTGGCACTGACCCGTCTTGGCCGTGTGGAGGTCTACCAGAAGATCGGCGGGCCGGACACGGGCGGCGTTTCGCCCGAGGGTCCGCATACCCATGTCCTGCCAAAGCTCTTGCGGGCGGGCCGCACCCATTCCGCCAATGCGCCGATCCCGGAGGGTTGGGTGCCTTGCGCGAACTTCCACCCGGGCAATCCGGTCATCGGCCGCATGGGCGAAGACCGTGATCTGGACCGTGCCGCCTTTGACCGGTTCCAGAGTCTTCTGAATGCCTGGGGGCCCACGGCCTATTGTCAGGCAAAGGCGGCTGTCTGGACGGCCCTCGCCCAGGCGCAAGGCCCCGACGGACATGCCGCCCCCGCCAGCCGCACCGGCCGGGCGGGCCTGCGCAACGGCTTGCGGCAATGGCGCAGGCTGCACGGCGACAGCCCCCTGCTTGCGGCCTGGAGCCATGCCTACGACGCCATCGCCGAGGAAGACCCCGATGCGGAGACCGAGAAGCCGGGACATTGAGGCGGTGAGCCCGCACCGGGTCCGGCTTGGAAGTGCGCGGGGCCCGATTCCTGCGACCGTCGCGCCGGTTCTGGTCCCACGGGACGACGGGCAGCGCGTCAGAACAGACGACCTCATTGCCCTGCGGTCGACCAGCCCTGCGCAAGACCGACCGGACCGGGCGCAGCGGCTTCCGATGGTGCTGTCGCTTGCCCTGCACCTTGCCCCGCTGAGTTTCCTTCTTGTCGCCGTTCCCGGGGCCGTGTCGGACGGGGCGGATGGCGGGGATCTTGTGTCGGCACAGGCCGCGCGGCAAACACAGGCCATGATTGTGGAACTGGTCCCGGATTGGACCAGGCCCGCGCCACCGCCCGATGTCATGGCGCAGGCCCCAAGGCTCGCAGTCCCTGAACCGGCGCCCGAAGAACGCCCGCCGATCCTTCCAGAACCGGTGCTGAGGTCATTACCCCCCCTGCTCGCCCGACCCGAACTGCCGCAATCGGCTGCAGTGGCAGAGCCCGACAGGGCACCAGAGAACGTTCTGCCTCCCCCGCCCCTGGCTGATGCCGCTCCGCCGTCTGCGGATCCACTGCCCGAGACGCCGCAGAATACGACAGCAAAGGCCGCGGATGGCCACTTGCCGGAACCAGACCCTCCAGAGGCGCAGAACCCGGAACGTCGCGCGGACAGAAAGCCGGCTTCCGAGGCGGCACCGCCTGCCCACCAGGCACCCCGGGCGCCAAGCGAAAGCCGCAAGGCCGAGACCGCCGCTGGCAAGGGCAAGAACGACGCTGCTGGCACCGGGGGAAATGCCGAAGCTGCAACGCTTTCGCAATCGAAGGTGAACGACCTGAAAGCAAGCTGGGGCGCCAGGATCCGCGCCCGCATCGAACGACGGAAGGAATATCCGGCCAAGGCCGATGGGGCCGACGGCAAGGTGGCGCTTTCACTGGTAGTCGGGCGCGACGGGCGCCTCATCAGCGTGAGCGTCTCGCGTTCGTCCGGACGTGCCGTCCTCGACCAAGCGGCACTCAGGGCCGTCGAGCGCGCCGGGCGTTTCCCGGCTGCACCAGAGGAATTGATTGACGGCAGCTATGCCTTCGCCTTGTCGATCGGCTTCAAGAAGTGATCGGAACCCGAAAGCGCACGAAGTCTCGGACTGACTGGGTCTGGACGTGAGGGAACGCTGACCATCTCAACATGAGCAGATCTCAGGTTCAATCGGCTCTGTCGCACGCATCGGCTGCCCCTTCAGGCTGGCAAGACCCGACCTCGCGGCGCGCGACGTTCCGGGGCGCAGGTCCGTGCGCTCTGGCAGCGTGCCCTCGCCAGCGGGCGCGAACCGATGGGGACGTGCCCCTTCGATCGACGCGCGCGCATGACGAACCCGTCCCGGAACGGTTCCGCCCATGCCCGGGAAAGAACCGCCCCCTCGAGCCGCCGGATCGAACGCCTAGTGCAGGATCTGCCCCTGCACAGTGGCGGCCAGGTCATTGAGCGAGAACGGCTTTGGCAGGAATACCGCGTTCGGGATGTGGTGGCGTCCCTCGGTCAGGCTGTCCTCGGCATAGCCCGACACGAACACCACACGCACCCCGGGCCGGTCGCGCAGCGCCTCGCGCACCCAGGACGGGCCGTCCATGCCAGGCATCACCACATCGGTCACGAACACGTCCACTTCCAGCGCGGGATCGGCAAGTGCGTTCAGCGCTTCCTCCGCGTTCTCGGCCTCGATCACCGTGTAGCCGCGCAACCGCAGGGCACGCGAGGCGAAGGCCCGCACCGGCGCCTCGTCCTCGACCAGCAGCACGACGCCCTCGCCCTGCCGGCCGGCGCGCGGTGCAGCCCCGGCAAGCCGCTCCGCCACGCCACCGTCCATGCCGGTGGACCGGACCGTCGCCGTCGACAGGCCGGGGTCCATCGGCGCCGGTTCCGGTTCCGGCTGGCCGTCATGCATCGGGAAGCACACCTCGAAGGTGCTGCCCTGCCCGGTTTCCGAAGTCACGAAGACGAAGCCGCCCGATTGCTTGACGATGCCGTAGACCGTGGACAGGCCGAGACCGGTGCCTTCGCCCACGCCTTTCGTGGTGAAGAACGGCTCGAATATCTTGTCCAGCCGGTCGGCGGGAATGCCGGTTCCGCTGTCGATCACGCGGATCACCGCATAGTCGCCCGCCGGCATGAAGGCCCGCCCGCGATGCTGGGGCTCGGCCAGCGACAGCGCGCCGGTCTCGATGCGGATGGTGCCGCCGTCGGGCATGGCATCACGGGCGTTGACCACAAGGTTCATCAGCACCTGTTCGAACTGCCTGCGGTCGGCGCGGATCGC
Encoded here:
- a CDS encoding ABC transporter ATP-binding protein, whose amino-acid sequence is MTLITVKDLAVRRHGKPVLQDIGLTVAGGELVGLVGANGAGKTTLMRAMQGLLPLEGHASLAALSPRARARQVAWMPQSREVAWPVSVETLVALGRTPHLGPAARPGDADRRAVDRAIARLDLEGFRHRPATELSGGEQARALIARALAQETPILMADEPIAGLDPAHQISTMRIFAELAAEGRAVVVSLHDLGLAVRHCTRLVVLDRGRIVADGPPLQVLSPDRLRESFAITAYVAATPQGPVFQPLEVLE
- a CDS encoding TonB family protein, whose product is MVLSLALHLAPLSFLLVAVPGAVSDGADGGDLVSAQAARQTQAMIVELVPDWTRPAPPPDVMAQAPRLAVPEPAPEERPPILPEPVLRSLPPLLARPELPQSAAVAEPDRAPENVLPPPPLADAAPPSADPLPETPQNTTAKAADGHLPEPDPPEAQNPERRADRKPASEAAPPAHQAPRAPSESRKAETAAGKGKNDAAGTGGNAEAATLSQSKVNDLKASWGARIRARIERRKEYPAKADGADGKVALSLVVGRDGRLISVSVSRSSGRAVLDQAALRAVERAGRFPAAPEELIDGSYAFALSIGFKK
- a CDS encoding adenosylcobinamide amidohydrolase, with the protein product MITVTEARPWLTVDLGQRMQVLSWALNRPGFVEASQIVWREVRNADLPEGRDARQWLMAELAGRRFDQAVAFLTSRDVRQFTRTDAVVEGVRAACVATVGLSNAERVGHRLDRSQANWGTINIAAMLDIGLSQAGLIEALSIAAEARTAAVIDAGFQLPTGRATGTGTDCLAIASLPGEADHAGLHTAVGEALGAAVYRATLDGARAWIEDRRKREALDDA
- a CDS encoding iron ABC transporter permease; translation: MRWLALVLAMLVAVLFLGSLLIGPANIAPTDSLRALLAGGEGPMTLVMREIRLPRAILALAIGAALGLAGAAMQGYLRNPLADPGLIGVSGSAALGAVIAIQTGIAGTATLALPVAALAGAVIGVALVLALAGPRGGSLTLILAGIAISALAGALTSLVLNLSPNPFAANEIVFWMMGSLADRSMTHVWIALPLIVVGSLALATLGRGLDALTLGEDAAASMGIGMTRLRLVLIFGTAAVVGASTAVAGAIGFIGLVVPHVLRGFVGGRPGHLLWASALGGAVMLLAADIAVRVVLPARDLKLGVLTALIGAPLFLHLIYRTRRGT
- a CDS encoding ABC transporter substrate-binding protein; translation: MRASRPLAILGLLGVLNGTPLAAEAPLRVVSMNLCTDQLAMLLAAPGQLLSVSYLASDPRGSAMADEAKAYPPNRGLAEEIYLMQPDLVIAGSFTSRATVSMLQHLGVRVEIFEPAYGLDEIPPQMLRMGEVLGQSDAARAMVAQYQADLAAFRGEVARNPRAAIYAANGYTQGDESLSGQILRAAGFANVAAEAGYASGGILPLELLVMLTPEAIITSRPHPGASRSEAVMSHPALLASQDERARGAISDRDWVCGTPYVLRAVAEMGKLRQTLTEGE